A window from Symbiopectobacterium purcellii encodes these proteins:
- the cmoA gene encoding carboxy-S-adenosyl-L-methionine synthase CmoA, translating to MPNRDTLFSVPIAHLGDWTFDERVAEVFPDMVQRSVPGYSNIISMIGMLAERFAKPDTQIYDLGCSLGAATLSMRRNIQATGCNIIAVDNSPAMIERCRRHIDAFRAATPVQVIEADIRDIVIENASLVVLNFTLQFLAPDERQTLLTRIYQGLNPGGALVLSEKFSFEDNKVGELLFNMHHDFKRANGYSELEISQKRNMLENVMLTDSVETHKSRLAHAGFQHSEVWFQCFNFGSLLALKAEDKA from the coding sequence ATGCCAAATCGCGATACGCTTTTTTCTGTTCCCATAGCCCACCTCGGTGACTGGACCTTTGACGAACGCGTCGCTGAAGTCTTTCCCGATATGGTTCAGCGCTCCGTCCCCGGTTATTCGAATATAATTTCCATGATCGGCATGTTGGCCGAACGTTTCGCCAAACCCGATACGCAGATTTACGATCTGGGCTGCTCGCTCGGAGCCGCTACGCTGTCGATGCGGCGTAATATTCAGGCCACGGGCTGCAACATTATCGCCGTTGACAACTCACCTGCGATGATTGAACGCTGTCGCCGCCACATTGATGCGTTTCGCGCTGCCACCCCGGTCCAAGTGATCGAAGCGGATATCCGCGATATCGTCATCGAGAATGCCTCCCTGGTGGTACTCAATTTCACCTTGCAATTCCTGGCGCCGGATGAACGGCAAACACTGTTAACACGTATCTATCAAGGCTTGAATCCCGGTGGTGCGCTGGTGTTATCGGAGAAGTTCAGCTTTGAAGATAACAAGGTAGGTGAGCTGTTATTTAACATGCACCACGATTTCAAGCGGGCAAATGGCTACAGCGAATTAGAGATCAGTCAAAAGCGTAACATGCTAGAAAACGTCATGCTGACCGATTCGGTGGAAACCCATAAATCTCGTCTGGCACACGCCGGATTTCAACACAGCGAAGTGTGGTTCCAGTGCTTTAATTTTGGTTCGTTACTGGCGTTAAAAGCTGAGGATAAGGCGTGA
- a CDS encoding MAPEG family protein: MVSALYVVLGALLLVKLSLDVVKLRMQYRVAYGDGGFYELQTAIRVHGNAVEYLPIGAILLVLMEMNGALIVMIHLCGILLIVGRLFHYVGLRQREFRWRRTGMAATYASLVLMSLFNLYYLPWELVLTLY; the protein is encoded by the coding sequence ATGGTAAGCGCGCTCTATGTGGTGCTTGGCGCATTGTTGCTGGTAAAACTGTCTCTCGATGTGGTGAAACTGCGTATGCAATACCGCGTGGCCTACGGAGACGGTGGTTTTTATGAATTACAGACCGCCATTCGGGTTCACGGTAATGCCGTAGAATACCTCCCCATCGGCGCTATTCTTCTGGTGCTGATGGAAATGAACGGCGCGTTGATCGTCATGATTCATCTGTGCGGTATCTTGCTAATTGTTGGCCGACTCTTTCACTACGTAGGCTTGCGTCAACGTGAATTCCGCTGGCGCCGTACCGGAATGGCCGCTACCTACGCTTCACTGGTATTGATGTCGCTGTTCAATCTTTACTACCTTCCCTGGGAATTGGTACTCACCCTGTATTAA